In Elephas maximus indicus isolate mEleMax1 chromosome 4, mEleMax1 primary haplotype, whole genome shotgun sequence, a genomic segment contains:
- the HCFC2 gene encoding host cell factor 2, which produces MAAPSLLNWRRVSSFTGPVPRARHGHRAVAIRELMIIFGGGNEGIADELHVYNTVTNQWFLPAVRGDIPPGCAAHGFVCDGTRILVFGGMVEYGRYSNELYELQASRWLWKKMRPQPPSSGLPPCPRLGHSFSLYGNKCYLFGGLANESEDSNNNVPRYLNDFYELELQHGSGVVGWSIPVTKGIVPSPRESHTAIIYCKKDSGSPKMYVFGGMCGARLDDLWQLELETMSWSKPETKGTVPLPRSLHTANVIGNKMYIFGGWVPYKGENIETSPHDCEWRCTSSFSYLNLDTVEWTTLVSDSQEDKKNSRPRPRAGHCAVAVGTRLYFWSGRDGYKKALNSQVCCKDLWYLDTEKPSAPSQVQLIKATTNSFHVKWDEVPTVEGYLLQLNTDLPYQAASSDSSAAPTIQGIRMDPHRQGSNSIIPNSIHDTANSTKTEHTAMKGILMKNNPDLKASTDSNAILLSSSPTNASNHNSCMADILRKNEGPHTSASVGVLSSCLGLRTVIPETSVSSTVCSAQTMVTQQTIKTESSSTNGAVVKDETSLTAFSTKSEVDETCALPAIKISRVETHAAATVLFSKEASSNPVATVKTGERQWCDVGIFKNNTALVSQFYLLPKGKQSIAKVGNADVPDYSLLKKQDLVPGTGYRFRVAAINGCGIGPFSRISEFKTCIPGFPGAPSAVRISKNVEGIHLSWEPPTSPSGNILEYSAYLAIRTAQIQDNPSQLVFMRIYCGLKTSCVVTAGQLANAHIDYTSRPAIVFRISAKNEKGYGPATQVRWLQGNNRKAPLS; this is translated from the exons ATGGCGGCTCCCAGCCTCCTCAACTGGAGGCGGGTTTCCTCCTTCACGGGGCCGGTCCCCCGCGCCCGGCACGGACACCGGGCCGTGGCCATCCGGGAGCTGATGATCATCTTTGGAGGGGGCAATGAGGGCATCGCGGACGAGCTGCACGTCTACAACACCG TTACCAATCAGTGGTTCCTACCAGCTGTTCGGGGAGACATCCCTCCAGGCTGCGCTGCCCATGGATTTGTCTGTGATGGCACCAGAATATTAGTATTTGGGGGAATGGTTGAATATGGAAGATACAGCAATGAGTTATATGAGTTACAA GCAAGTCGTTGGTTGTGGAAGAAAATGAGACCCCAGCCCCCTTCTTCTGGTTTACCTCCTTGTCCTCGGCTTGGACATAGCTTTTCTTTATATGGTAACAAATGCTATTTGTTTGGTGGCCTGGCAAATGAAAGTGAAGATTCAAACAATAACGTTCCCAG ATACTTAAAtgatttctatgagttggaactacaGCATGGTTCTGGTGTTGTGGGTTGGAGCATTCCAGTGACTAAAGGGATTGTGCCTTCTCCAAGAGAATCCCACACAGCCATTATATATTGCAAAAAAGATTCTGGAAGTCCTAAAATGTATGTTTTTGGGGGAATGTGTGGTGCTCGCCTGGATGACCTATGGCAACTTGAGTTAG aaaCTATGTCATGGTCAAAACCAGAGACTAAAGGAACAGTGCCACTTCCACGAAGCCTTCACACAGCCAATGTTATAGGAAACAa GATGTACATTTTTGGTGGATGGGTTCCATATAAAGGGGAAAATATTGAGACGTCACCTCATGATTGTGAATGGAGATGTACTAGTTCATTTTCTTACCTAAATCTGG ATACAGTTGAGTGGACCACCTTAGTATCAGATTCTCAGGAAGATAAGAAAAATTCAAGACCAAGACCAAGAGCTGGACACTGTGCTGTTGCAGTTGGCACTCGATTGTATTTTTGGAGTGGAAGAGATGGCTACAAAAAAGCATTGAATAGTCAAGTTTGCTGCAAGGATCTTTGGTATCTTGATACTG AGAAACCATCAGCACCATCACAAGTACAACTGATCAAAGCCACTACCAACTCTTTCCATGTCAAGTGGGATGAAGTGCCTACAGTTGAGGGCTATCTTTTGCAGTTGAATACAGACTTGCCATACCAAGCGGCATCATCAGATTCTTCAGCAGCACCAACTATTCAAG GAATCAGGATGGACCCTCACAGACAAGGCAGTAATAGCATCATTCCCAACAGT ATCCATGATACAGCAAACAGTACAAAAACTGAGCATACTGCTATGAAAGGAATTTTAATGAAAAACAACCCAGATCTAAAAGCATCAACTGATTCTAATGCCATTTTACTTTCATCTTCACCAACTAATGCTTCTAATCATAATAGTTGTATGGCGGATATCTTAAGGAAAAATGAAG GTCCTCACACTTCAGCAAGTGTAGGTGTTCTAAGTAGTTGCCTGGGCTTAAGAACAGTAATCCCTGAAACTTCTGTATCCAGTACTGTTTGCAGCGCACAAACTATGGTAACCCAGCAGACCATTAAAACTGAATCATCCAGTACAAATGGGGCAGTTGTTAAAGATGAAACTTCACTAACAGCATTCAGTACCAAATCTGAAG ttgatGAAACATGTGCACTGCCTGCAATTAAGATCAGCCGTGTAGAGACCCATGCTGCAGCAACAGTTCTGTTTTCT AAAGAGGCTTCTTCAAATCCAGTGGCCACGGTGAAAACAGGAGAACGACAGTGGTGTGAtgtgggaatttttaaaaataacacagCTTTGGTGAGCCAGTTTTATTTGCTGCCAAAAGGGAAGCAAAGCATCGCAAAG GTAGGAAATGCAGACGTGCCTGACTACAGTTTACTTAAGAAACAAGATCTTGTTCCAGGCACAGGATACAGATTCAGGGTTGCTGCAATCAATGGTTGTGGGATAGGCCCTTTCAGCAGAATCAGTGAATTTAAAACTTGTATTCCTGGTTTTCCTGGAGCTCCTTCTGCAGTCAGAATTTCAAAG AACGTTGAGGGTATCCACCTTTCCTGGGAACCTCCAACTTCACCCTCTGGAAATATTTTGGAATATTCAGCCTACCTGGCTATCCGTACAGCACAGATACAAGATAATCCAAGTCAGCTTGTGTTTATGAGGATTTATTGTGGTCTTAAGACCTCATGTGTAGTAACTGCCGGGCAGCTTGCAAACGCACACATTGATTACACATCCAGGCCGGCCATTGTGTTCAGGATATCAGCAAAGAATGAAAAGGGCTATGGACCAGCTACCCAAGTTCGATGGCTTCAAGGTAACAATAGGAAAGCACCTTTAAGTTGA